The segment TGTGGATTTGTGGACTTCGTTGCTCACCATGTGTGGAGCTGCAAAGGTCCAGCAACATAAACTAAGCAGCAACAGTTCTGGTAGGTTCTGCTTGGTTCACTTAAAGATATTCcaccttattttttatttctctctccatGAAATACTGCATATTTCTCACAGTGCAGCTTCTAGCTATACAAATTGTATTTTTTCAGCATTCAGCAGGGGTTTAGTGTAGATCTGAAAGAGTGTGGAATTACGCCCCCACAAATGGATACCAAGTTGTCAAAATAGCACAATACACTTAATATATTTCTCTTTTGCCTACAATATGAAGCCTAGTCCAAATTGTTGACTTGTTTTTTCAGGATCAGTGAAAATGGTCAACCTGAAGACGACTTCGCTTGTGAAGTTTTAGAATTACACCTTGTGTGCTTTCCTTTGTCCTGGTTTGTAGATATTTCAGCAGAGgggttggacctggtggtgtctGCGTGTCCTGCGGAGGTGCTGAAGTGTGTGACTGCCCTGAACACTCCCGTGGTGTCTCTGGAGTGGCTGGTTCAGTGTGTGATCTGTGGAGAACGTCTGGCCTATGACAGTCAGCCTGAATATCATCATGATTACTCTTCTTCTTAGGCTTGGTctcttctgtatttttttttttaaacatcctgTACTGTTTTAGCACCTGCCTGcttttactgtatatacttttaaaactgtttttggCATAATAAACTGtgtctctccttttttttcccttgggTTTATTTGTATAATTCAGGTAGTAGTATTTACAAGTATAAATTTAGTATAACACATGGAAGACAACCCAACATAAATATCAGAAAGTGGACACGGTGTGTGTTAATACAAATGTATAATCATTATGTCTTGCAGTATGACCTCAGGGCATATTTACACAGTGTAGAATGAAGTAATGGTTCCTGCAGTTCCGTCTCAGAGCCCAAAACTGCCAGACACAAAGCAATACAAGTCTTACTACTGctgtaattaataaacaatgtgACAAACGTTTTGAGCTTCACCACACGTACCTTCCCAGCGTACCTCCCGACTGAGTGTAGTATTTGTTATAGTCCAGACGCAGCAGTAGCTGAGCCAGGTCTGAATTGATTTGGTGGTTACGCACACTGGAGAGGATCTTGAAGAGCAGGAACGACTGGCGGCTAAAACCCTGTTCAAACAACAGCACGGTTCATACTACAAAATTAGAGTTAGAATTACAGGCGGGTTATAATTTGGCAGCCTAGTTTTGGAAACTGCTGTTTTAATTAGTGATGCACTAataatgggccaaaatcacactcCAACCAGCCCACACAAACATGCTTCTATTTAAACACCCATCTCTAAGCCTCCATTACTCATCCCTCACTTTCTGAAGGATTACAGACCTTGTTTGCTCTGCCTTTATTTATATTCATCCTATATACAGGAACATGCCCACTACAGTGCAGAGCTCTTGCATGTCCCTCTGTAATTTGTGGatcaacacaaacaaaaaagcttaGAACTGGCTAACAAGAATACTGGTCCAGTGTTTGCGTTCTTGAGCGGGGGGCACCCTGCCCCTCACCAATCCCCAACCCAACACCCTGCTgacactcaaaccagcccatttggTACAGAACAcacagatcacactttttcttcatgctgatgtttgatgtgaacattaactaaagctcttgacctgtatctgcatgattttttgcattgtgctgctaccacccgattggctgattagatatttgcctgaatgtacaggtgtttctaatGAAGTGGACTGTGAGGATATATGTTTTTGAGTCACAGAACAAATATATTCTATAATACAAGATTTAGGAGTTGCCCTGACAATCCTGTAATAGGATACGAATTGTTtatgatcattaaaaaaaaagagcacaacCGTGACAAGTCAGCAATGTAGTTCCCAGGGACTGCAGTTGAAGTTTAGCTTTAAGCTGTTacaatacatatttatttgtatagggACAATTCACAATATAAGTCAGTAAGTAAAACGGGTGCTACTTTACCAGGCAGTCCCATTCATTCTCATAAAACTTCTATAATATTGAGAAATCACAAGTCGCAAATACACCGATCGTGTTTCAAAGAGTACACTCCTGTAGTTACAAGTAGGTCGACCTTACAGCAAATTTACTCCTAACATTTTCCATTGGCCAACAttttcagtgcatccctaacTTCAACGTGAATACGATAACAGACTGACCTTCACCATAATGTCCAGCTGAGCTGCTCCTCTCTCGTCCAGTGGCCCCAGATTCTGACTCACCAGCAAACAGAAATTGTGACAGAGATCCAGAATCTCATTCAAACAATGAAACACCTAGGAAAGTCAGTTTTAGAGgttaaaaacatacaaacaaacaaacagacagacaaaaaaaaaaaaaaaaaaaaaaaagacactgcaAAGCATATGAATTGGGATTAATTCCCTAAAGTCCAGACTCACACTCGTAAtcagtttcactgtagttattAAAAATCTGAGACTTACTGGCTTCAGAAGGATGAAGGACTGGGCTAAGAGATTACTAAGGAAATGGTCATGAGCCAGACGAATGCTCTCAAAGTCTCGTGTCGAGTTAATCTGCTGCAAAAGCTGTGAAAACTGCGACTCCAAGACATCCACCTGAGCCGGGAAATGAATTGTACGAATGAGGGTCAGTGCTGAAAACCAGCtgcaaaatataaaaagatttcCCTCGGGTAGCACAGTACCTGTAGGTAATACTGCAGGTTATCGACAAGGAACGCCATGTGGTTGCGCAGCCTCCATTTGACTGCGTCGGTCTTGTTAGACTTTAAGTGTTTGCGCTGCATCTGTAGGGCCcagcagtgctgcagctctgaCTGCACCCGGCGCACACTGAGCAGGTATCGAAACACTACGTTATACCTAAAGAGCAGCAGAAATACAACACaaggatgaaaagaaaaattaaaaaacatgaaGTCTTGAatgcagtactgtgcaaaatgaGCTTTAAGTTTTATTCAGCATCTtccagaaccagccacggttcttctagGGAGTtagactgtcacacttgcttcttatttttgcagcagccttcattatatttgtgtctgaaaagtgtctcttaccatttaatatgctgctttctttaaaacatttaattttgtgctggaaaactaatgtttgcgaatgtaaaatgttttttggacTGACTTGAtcatgtagaagtcataaaataaaaatctataacaaagtttgtactaaaaaaaaatagggtgcctaagacttttgcacagtactgtgtatacACAGGGGTGACTTTGCTCCTGTATGGCCAGAGTTCACTCCTGTTTGTGAGTTGAATCAGAGCTGTTTTAACAGGAACTTCACCAAACTGTGGTGTGCTCTGGACATAGTGGAACAATACCCCTCACTCCACACATTTCTGCAcaatttacttttccagcacgGCAGGAGTGAAGAGAATGTGCAGGGGCCACTGCACTTTGTAGGCCAGTCCCAGTGCAGCCCAGCCTGTGGAAGGAGGCTCTCGAGGAGAAGACTCCTGAGGAGGTGTGGTGCCTTCTCGAGTCCCAGACGCCTCTgtaaacagacacagacagaacaTCTGCGTTAAAAGAATGCACGTTACACTGATCAGCTTTGCAGTTTCAGTGTAACAGGGTCGTTGTAGGTCCTCAAAGAGTCTTAATCTGTCTAattcttaaataaatatcaacaaTTCAAATGAACATGGAGTTACGTTTTAGGCTACAGAATACTCTTGATCTGGCTGTCATTTGAATGTTTATAAAGTTGAGAGAAAAATTTGACATACCGTTAGGATAAATTCATTCAAATCGTTTTAACCAGCAAGTTTGCTAGGCTTCATCTTCCTTCGTTATCACAAGTCACAAAATTGGGTAAACATTATATGGtaagatattaaaaaaacaaaaactcaaaaCTATAATAAACATGACATTATACTCCCACTGAAAGATACAAGGTCATTTGCACGAGGCAGAGGTGTCTGTTACCCGAATAATGacttcatttgttttattcaaaTAAGTGCCATGCAAGGGCTGCTGGGATACTGCAACAACATTAGGTGTATCTTGTACCAGCAATTAAAAAACTAAAGCTTCCATTTATACTAGATGACAATTTATAATAAGACCACCACCTAACCAAATGATTAACAAAGTGTCTTATTAGTGCTAATAATTCTAATCGGACTTTATTAGAAATCTGGCATCCACCAGTAAGTGGTGCTATATGACTATAGATAAAAATCTCTTTGCAACAGATTTTTGCAAAAAAGTGTctcttaaatatataaaaggagCTGCTCCTATGCattaagcaaaataaataaataaataaataaataaataaataaataaaagtcaaagaTGTTGATGAGTACCTTTGGCATCTTTCCCTTGATAGTCAATAGTGAGATGCAAGAGGGGTAACAGGTTGTCATCATCAAGCAGAACCTTATGAGCAGCTTGCTGAAACGCCACATTCACATCTGGAAAAACGTGTTGGAGTGATAACTATCTGACAGCAATGATCATTAATCAATCATTACaatgaaatctttttttgttgttgttataaatgacaacaaatcaccagctcacatcacacacaccgtgTTCTGTCACAGCTGAGGGTGGGGTCTTAAGCATGTGCTGGGCAAGGTCAATGAAGACTTGATACAGTTCACCACGTCCcaacaaataaaaatccttTATGATCTACGGGggatgaaaacatttttgtacaGCAATTAAAGGTGGACAAAGAAAAAAGGTGGTAAAAGAAATTTGACAAACAGTTAGCGATATacaagtatacagtatacatacacactacgatacacaaatacatttcgAAAACTAATaactttaaatttaattaaaatttaaactGATTACTTTAAACTAATTTACCTGATTACTGGTAACACTGCAATATTTTGCATTACAGACCGTTTATCATAGCTAAATTTATCATTATATCAAtacaatatcatcatcatcatcatcatcatcactcctTAGCATCACTGTTTATACTATATCCTCCTGTTTACCTTGAGTTGGCCCAAAAGATCAGATTCTTCCACCATCAAAGTCCAAAGATGCTAtaagatgaaaaagaagaaaaaggtattgtgtgcatttaaaaacaacaacaacaacaacacactacACTGTGCCTCATAACCAACCTCAGCAACTGTACTTCGAATTCCATCGATTACATTCTCGAAGTCCACCAGGCTGAAAAGTGGCTGCTGTTTCAGTCTGTGGAGCTCTGCAGCAAACGTGTCCTCTTGGTGTTTCAGTATGGAACCTGCATTAGACAGATTAAAGCATGTACTTTATAGACTCGAATACAAAATGATGTATCTAGTGTGGTCTTACCAGCTCTAGAGGGACTTTGGTTGTGGTTCTCAAACATTTGCACCGATTCCCCGACAAAGAGGATTTTTTCAGCTACTCGGACAGGAATGTATGAGGGAAGCATCTCGACACGCAGGGAAAACTGCTGCAGGGACGGGGCGAGCATGTTCTCCTCCTCGATCAGTCTCTACAAAGGAAGAACATCAGAAACGCTCAGAACATCCGACAAGCCAAGATATTTCAGCacaatattttttctttcattaagcAAAAGGCTTTGGACGTTGAGGTCATTTCAGGGATGGGGGTATGTTTACATTCCCTCCCGTTTCAAAATGAGACAGTTCATCTCAACAGTGTCGACTACAAGCATGGATTTTAACAGAACATTAGAAAAGGTAACAGTACTAAGTGTTAAGATAAAACGGATTAAAAACATTGATTAAAACCAGGAAAATCTGAGAGTGTTCCTCCATTATAGAACCCACACAAACATGCTTGGAACATTTTCCCCCTAGACTGTAGAATGATGAAGTTATGAGCTCTTAGATTAAGCTGCAAGCAGATTATAGGCTTTTAGAACCAATGGACAAATGTGTTACaaaattgtattaaattatGTCACAGAAACACCTTCATGTCAGGGGTATAAAGATTCAGCAATTCAAAACAGTGCACAGGTCTCAAGATTGAACAGTCAATTCAGTCCATACAGTAtttctgagtttttttgttattgttgcagacaaaaatgcttgatttttctgtgacatttaaaaaaaaattgtgatgtgACTTGTGGAGGTTTTTGGGCTTTTTTGCTCTCCAGAAGACAACTTgtattggcgaaattgcaattgcacgaaaatgtttttcatggtcttttgcagtgctgtttgttggtaaatgagaccttttagctgtactcatgagCGATgccacatgacgcatcttggcccaaactggcggtaatt is part of the Ictalurus punctatus breed USDA103 chromosome 27, Coco_2.0, whole genome shotgun sequence genome and harbors:
- the tubgcp4 gene encoding gamma-tubulin complex component 4 — translated: MIHELLLALSGYPGTIITWNKRNGLQVSQDLPFLHPSETSVLNRLCKMGTDYVRFTEFIEQHTGHVHQQEHHSSQPSQSGLHGIYLRAFCTGLHSMLQPYRQALLDLEQEFLGDPHLSISHVNYKLEQFQLLFPSVMVVVETIKSQKIHGCQILETVYKHSCGGLPPVRMALEKILAVCHGVMYKQLAAWMLHGLLLDQSEEFFVRQGPSAGGAAAAQEEEEEDLGIGGLSGKQLRELQDLRLIEEENMLAPSLQQFSLRVEMLPSYIPVRVAEKILFVGESVQMFENHNQSPSRAGSILKHQEDTFAAELHRLKQQPLFSLVDFENVIDGIRSTVAEHLWTLMVEESDLLGQLKIIKDFYLLGRGELYQVFIDLAQHMLKTPPSAVTEHDVNVAFQQAAHKVLLDDDNLLPLLHLTIDYQGKDAKEASGTREGTTPPQESSPREPPSTGWAALGLAYKVQWPLHILFTPAVLEKYNVVFRYLLSVRRVQSELQHCWALQMQRKHLKSNKTDAVKWRLRNHMAFLVDNLQYYLQVDVLESQFSQLLQQINSTRDFESIRLAHDHFLSNLLAQSFILLKPVFHCLNEILDLCHNFCLLVSQNLGPLDERGAAQLDIMVKGFSRQSFLLFKILSSVRNHQINSDLAQLLLRLDYNKYYTQSGGTLGSFGL